AGGCAAGATCAAATGTCGTCTGTTCCATACCCTATGGGTTTATTTTGGTGTTGGTGTATTGCGTTGCTATTTTATCTTACGACCACTCTTCCACTTCTTCCTTCTCTTTCTTCGCGTATGTTCTGGCCGAGATGAGGATGCTCACTTCATACAGCAGGTATAAAGGTACGAAAACGAGTAATTGGTCCAGTACGTCGGGCGGGGTGATGATGGCCGCCAGGATGAGGATCACCACGATGGCGTGGCGGCGGTAGTTCCGCATGAAGGTAGGCGTGAGGATGCCCAGCTTGGTGAGGAAGTACACAAGTATCGGCATTTCGAACAACGCGCCCATCCCGAGGATGATCTGCGACATCAGCCCGAAATAATCGTCGATGAAGAAGTCGTTCTTGATCACGTCAGACACGGTGTAGCTGGCGAGGAAGTTGATCATGAACGGAGCGATGAGGAAATAGCTGAAGGCGATACCCATGAGGAACTGCAGGCTCACCCAGAAGATAACCCCTTTCGAACCTTTGGCTTCATTATCCTTCAGGGCCGGACGGATAAAGCGCCACAACTCCCAGCATATGTAAGGGAATGCGCCGATAATACCGATGATCATCGCCAGCTTGAATTGGAGCATGATCTGGCCGGCCATTTTCGTGTTCTGGAAAACGATTTCCGGCGGCATGATGCACAATTTGTCGCCCAGGTCCAGTGCATGGCTGACGGAGCAAAGCAAGCGGTAGGTGGGGAACCCGGCCTGCGTGGGGCCGAATATCACTTTTGTAAGGATCCAGTCGGTAAATACGAAGCCAAGGATGCTCACGATAACAATCGCTGCGGCGGAGCGGACCAGGTGCCACCGGAGTTCTTCCAGGTGGTCGAAAAACGACATCTCTGCCTTGTCCTCGTTCTGTGAAAATAACTTCTTTAGCATGCGGTATCAGAATCAGGAGCACAAATATAACATGCCCCGAAGAGTTGAATGTGATAAAAAATGTGGGCTAAGGTAATAAGAAAAATACGAGAAAGTACGAGGAGGAGGATTTAGGGCAAAAAAAAGAGCCAGCCCGAGAAGAATCAAGAGCCGGCCTTTCATCCATTGTTTGTTAACCCCAAAAAAGTTGAATTCGAGAATGTCTTTATTCGCTTCTGTTAGATTGAAACTTGCATCCTTTCATGGCAAGCTATTCAGATGTAAGTCGCAACCGTTACTAAAGCATTCAATTTTCTAAAACAAAAATAGAAAGAAATATCGTATTATCAATGTTACAACAAAGTTTTTTACAACCTTTTAACAAAAATCAAATTATTGTGTTACGTAACAGCACCTATCACACTCCCGCCCGTGTTAATTTTCTACCACTCTTGTAAAAAACGATTTTGCAAAGATGATATTATATATAAAATTAAACTCTACTGAAATCGTTCTTCAACACCTTTACTATCAATCAAACCTGATGCTCCTTAACCCGGATGTAAAGTTTCACGCGCTCACCCCGGCAGCCGGCGAAACCAGCAATTTGTCTAATTTACAGCAACAATCAGGCCGGTTTCCCCTTAATCCAGGATCTTCATTTTCACCATCTCGATCCGCGTATCGGTTACGTTCAGTACGTCGAACTCGTAATTGTCAATGATAATCCGCTCCTTCAACCGCGGGATCGTCTCATAATGCGAAATAATATAACCCGACAGCGTCTCGCTCTCGTCTTCCGGGAAATCAAATCCATAACGCTCGTTCAGGTAATCCAGCTCCAGGCGGCCGGAGAAAATATATTCCTTCTCCGCAATCTGCTGCTCCACGAACTCCTCCACGTCATGCTCGTCTTTGATATCCCCGAAAATTTCCTCCAGCACGTCCTCGATCGTAACAATACCGGCCGTTCCGCCGAACTCGTCCACCACCCAGGCGATACTTCTCCGCTCTTTGTTGAATTTCCCCAACAGGTCGATCGCGCTCATCGTTTCCGGCACCGCCAGGATCGGATGGATTACCGTACTGATGTCTTTCGGGTTCTTGAACATGTCCAGCTGGTGCACGTATCCGAGAATATTGTCAATATTTTGCTCGTAGATGATGACTTTAGACAGCTTCGTTTCGATAAATTTCTTCCGGCAGTCTTCAATCGAAGCCGTAATCTCCAACGCTTCGATCTCTTTCCGCGGGATCAGGCAGCCCCGGATCTTCACATGCACCAGGCTCAGGGCGTTTTCGAACAATTCCGTGTTCAGCTCCTGGCTCTCGCCCATGTGCTGCTGGCTTTGCCGCGTGAAAAATTCCACGTCCACCCGCGAAAACGAGCTCTTGTTCTCGATGATGCGCACGTTGAACAGGTACTTCAGTATCCACTCCGAAATCGACTCCAGCATGGCGCCGATCACGTAAAAAGGTTTCGACAGGAAAGAAATGGGCCAGGCGAAAAAACTCAGCAAAGCCTCCGGACGGCTGCGGAAAATGCTCCGCGGGATGAAAAACCCGAAGAACAACACCAGTAAAGTAGCAGCGCAGATCTCGATGAACAACGTCAGCGCCACAAACTTCGCCACCTGCTCTTCCGATTTCCAGATCGCCAGCCACAGCTGATCGAGCCAGCCCGCTACCAGCATGCTGTATATCACGATGCTGATCGTTAAACCGATTAGGCTTGTAGCCAGGATCTTGGCGGGATGTTCACTGAACCCGGCCAGGATCTTCCCGGCCACGCGCCCTTGCTTTTTCTTCAGTTCGATGCTCAGCCGGTTCACATTCGCGAACGCCGTTTCCATCCCGGCGAAGAATCCCGCCAGCAGTATCACTAAAACCAGTAAAACGATCGTGTAAATATCCATCCAGATATATGTTTTAATGGGGCCTCCGACTTCAGCCGCGCCAATCAATAACGATTAACGGGCCAAAAAGTTCTCCACCAGTTTCCTCACTTCCGCATAGGCCGTTTCCAATACTTCATTTACAACAATATAGTCAAATTCTTTGGCAAAAGACAGCTCGTACCGCGCTTTCCCCAACCTTTCCTCCAGGCTCGCCTGCGATTCGGTGCCCCGTTCGCTCAGGCGTACCCGCAGTGCGTCGAGCGACGGCGGTTGGATGAAGATGGTCATGGCAGAGGCGTGGTATTTCTCTTTGATGCTCAGCGCGCCTTTCACGTCGATGTCCACCATCGGCGTTTGCCCGTTCGTCCAGATGCGTTGCAGTTCGCTCTTGAGGGTGCCGTAATATTTACCGGCGTATACCATTTCATACTCCGCGAAATCGTTCTTTTCGATATGCTCCTGGAAGGTTTCGGGCGACATGAAATAGTAATCCTTCCCGTGCGTTTCCGTTTCGCGGGGCGATCGGGTGGCGGCGGAAATGGAGAAGGCGAGCTGGGGCATTTCAGCCAGCAGCTTGCGAACGATGGTGGTTTTACCCGCTCCGGACGGTGCGGTGATAATGATGATTTTGTTGGATGCCATGATTCTCTAAACGCGCTTGATATCTGCTCCCAGATTCCGCAGGCGCTCGTCGATATACTGGTAGCCGCGGTCGATCTGGTCGATGTTATGGATGGTGCTTTTGCCCTCGGCGCTGAGCGCCGCAATGAGCAGGGAAACGCCTGCGCGGATATCCGGACTGCTCATGGTGATGCCCCGCAGCGGATGGTGACGGCCCAGGCCGATCACCGTGGCACGGTGCGGGTCGCAGAGGATGATCTGCGCGCCCATATCGATGAGCTTGTCCACAAAAAACAGGCGGCTTTCGAACATTTTCTGGTGGATGAGCACGCTGCCGCGGGCCTGGGTGGCTACCACGAGCACGATGCTCAGCAGGTCGGGCGTAAAGCCCGGCCAGGGATGGTCGGAAATGGTGAGGATGGAGCCGTCCAGAAAATTCTGGATCTCATAGCTGTCCTGCGCCGGGATATGGATATCGTCGCCGCGGTATTCCATTTTGATACCGAGCAGACCGAATTTTTCGGGAATGATGCCAAGGTTTTTGATGCTGGCGTTCTTGATGGTGATTTCGCTCTGCGTCATGGCGGCGAGGCCGATGAAGGAGCCGATCTCGATCATATCCGGCAGCATGGCGTGCTCGCAGCCGGTGAGCGACGATACGCCTTCGATTTCGAGGAGGTTGGAACCCACGCCCTTGATTTTCGCGCCCATGCTGTTGAGCATTTTGCAGAGTTGCTGCAGGTAAGGCTCGCAGGCGGCGTTGTAAATGGTGGTGGTGCCATTGGCCAGCACGGCGGCCATTACGATGTTCGCGGTGCCGGTTACGCTGGGCTCATCGAGCAGCATGTATGTGCCTTTAAGGCCGCCTTTGGGCGACTCAAGGCGGAAGTAGTTGTCACCGGTGTCGTACACGAAAGAAGCGCCCAGGCGTTCAAACCCGATCACGTGTGTATCGAGCCTGCGCCGGCCGATCTTGTCGCCACCGGGTTTGGGAATATATGCTTTACCGAAACGCGCCAGCAGGGGGCCGGCCATCATCACGGAGCCGCGCAGGCGGCCGGATTTCTTTTTGAATTCAGGGCTTTCCAGGTAGTCGATATTCACGGCATCGGCCTGAAACTCGCATACGGCGCGGGATACACGGTTCACTTTCACGCCCACGTCGGCCAGCAGCTCGATCAGCAGGTTAACATCCACGATATCCGGGATATTGCTGATGGTGACTTTTCCGGGTGTTAACAGTACCGCGCTGATAATCTGTAATGCTTCGTTTTTGGCTCCCTGCGGTATAATTTCTCCTTTCAGACGGTTGCCGCCTCGTACTTCGAACGCGTTGATCACTTGTTCCTGTTTTTGTATTTGTTGTGTTTGTTCTTGTTGTTGTTATTGTTCTGCTTGTACTTGTTCTGCTGGAACTGTTTGCGCTTGGCGCTGGCCGTCGGGGCCGTTGTGTTGCCGGGCGCGCGGAACTGGGGTTCCAGGCTGATCACGGGCGCCGGGTTGGCGTTGCCGGAAGTGGGATAGTACTGCAGTTTGCCCTGGGTGATGCCCGAAAGCTCGGAGCGGATCGCCTCGTCGTGGACGTTTTCCTTGTGCCAGTTGCCGTAGGCAAGCTTCATGTAGTTACCGATAACCTGTACGAAACCTTCCCTCATTTCGGGGTTTTCGGTTTCAAGGGCTTTATCGATCACCCTTTCGAGGTTTTTCCCGAAGTGGCGGTGGCGGGGATGCTTTTTAGGATAAGGCAGGCGGTCCGGTTTGGCGCGCAGGGTTTCCTTCGTGGGAATGGGGTATGGGGAATCCACATCCAGCTTGAAGTCGGACACCAGGAAAAGGTGATCCCACAGCTTATGCCGGAAATCCTCCACGTTACGGAGGTGCGGCTGCAGGATGCCCATCAGCTCTATCACGGCGGCAACCTGCTGTTGGCGGTGCTCGCGGTCTTTCAACGTCATGATGTATTCGATCATCCGCTGTACGTTCCGGCCGTACTCCTTCATGATGAGGTGGTTGCGTGCGGTGTTATATTCCATTAATCTTAATTGTAATTCCGTAAAAAATCTTGAAATGCAGCCGTTCTACCGTGAAGTAACAAAAAATATTCCTTTTTTATGGAACGGCCTCAAGTGCAGTATTGCGTTATATGCAAACCTAATGAAAAAAAATCATACGCCGCGCGGGAAGCGGCCCCGATTCCTTACTTTTACCCCATGAACTTGTCGTTGACCGGTAAGAACGCCGTTATATGCGGAGGCTCCCAGGGCCTGGGGCTCGCTTCCGCCAGGGAAATCGCCCTCCTGGGCGCCAATTGCATCCTCATCGCCAGGAGCGAAGCGCCCCTAAAGGCCGCCGCCGCGTCCCTCGACACCTCGCAGGGGCAGCAACATAGCTGGCATACCGCGGATTTCAACCAGCCCGACAAATTACAGTCCGTCATCAGCGCCATCACCGACCAGCACATCGTACACATCCTGGTCAATAATACCGGCGGCCCCTCGGGCGGACCGATCCTCGCCGCCGAAGGCGGAGCCTTCCTCCAGGCGTTCCAGATGCACCTCGTCTGCAACCAGCTCCTGGCGCAGGCCGTTGTTCCCGGCATGAAAGCCGACGGGTACGGCCGCATCATCCAGATCATTTCCACCTCCGTCAAAACACCGCTCCGCAATCTCGGGGTATCCAATACCATCCGCGCCGCCGTCGCCAACTGGGCCAAGACCCTCGCCGGCGAGCTCGCACCCTTTGGCATCACCGTCAACAACGTACTGCCCGGCTCCATGTCTACCGACCGCCTCCGCAGCCTCTTCCGCGCCAATGCGGAAAGCCGTGGCGTTCCGGAAAACACCGTGTCCGAAGAATGGCTTGCCGAAATCCCCATGCAGCGTTTCGGCGACCCTTCCGAATTCGGCGCCGCAGTAGCCTTCCTGGCTTCCCCCGCCGCCTCGTACATCACCGGCATCAATTTGCCCGTGGATGGCGGCAAAACCCCCTCGCTTTAAATCCGCACCGATGAATATCTGGAAAAACATCATCAAAAGTCCAACCTGATCCGCTCCCGACCCGTTATTTACCTGTACGGCCGCCGGCGCGGCCCATTCCTTCATTTCACACCACACCCACCAACATGCAACAAACCAATGTGCAGTACGGCCCGTACCTGCAGCTCGACGCTATATTGAACGCACAGCATCCCGAATCCGACAAGCACGGGATGCCCGCCCACGACGAAATGCTCTTCATCGTCATCCACCAGGCTTACGAGCTCTGGTTCAAACAACTGCTTTTCGAAGTGGAATCCGTAGCCGATATCATGAGCAAACCCGCCGTGAACGATAATTCCCCCGAATTGCAGACGGTCGTGCACCGCCTGAACCGCAGCGTCACCATTCTCAAATTGCTGGTGCAGCAGATCGATATCATGGAAACGATGACGCCGATGGACTTCCTCGACTTCCGCGACATGCTGCGCCCCGCGTCCGGCTTCCAGAGCTGGCAGTTCAAAACCCTCGAAGCCAGGCTGGGCCTGCAATACGAAAACCGTTTCGGACAGGAATACTACATCTCCCAGCTCACGCCCGACAAAATCGAGATTATCCGTCGCGCGGAAAGGGAGCCCTCCGTGTTGAAGCTCCTCAACGACTGGCTGGAGCGCATGCCCTTCTTCGAAGAGCCGGACAACTGGTCTGACTACCAGCCTTCCACCAATGCCGCCACGGATGGAGGATCGCTCTGGTTCAACGATTACCGGAATATTTACATGTCCGGCCTGGCAGACGCCGAGCAGGCGAACCGCGCTTATTTCGACAAGGTATTCGGCGAAGGCGAAGGCGCAGGGCATTTATCACCGAGGGCGAGCCGTGCGGCGTTGTTCATTATGTTGTACCGCGGCTATCCCTTGCTGCAGCTGCCATTCCAGTTACTGAACAGCCTGCTGGAGATCGACGAGCAGCTGAGCACCTGGCGTTACCGGCACATGAGCATGGTGCAGCGGGTGATCGGCACGCGCATCGGAACGGGCGGCAGCACGGGCAGGGATTACCTGAAAGGCGCGCTGGACAAGCATTACATCTTCGCCGACATTGCGCGGTTAACGAGTTTCCTGATTGAAAGAAGGAAGCTGCCGGCACTGAGCCAGGCGATGGGGAGGAGACTGGGGTTCCGTTGAGGACGCCCAAAACGGCAAAAAGGGCGACGGTGACCGTCTCCCTTTTTGCCTTTGCTCATAACGTGAAACCTGCGCCCTTACTCAACTACGTTGATGGTGCGCGTAAAGCTTTCTTCCAGCGAAATGAATGTTTCGGTGCGTTCGATCCCTTTGATTTTCTGGAGCTCGTCGTGCAGCACCCGGCGAAGGGAGGTGATATCTTTACAAATGATTTCTGCGAACATGCTGTAGCTGCCGGTGGTGTAGTTCAGGCGAACGATTTCCGGCATTTTGCGCAATTCCTTGGCCACTGAATCGTAAAGGGAGCTTTTCTCGAGGAAAATGCCGATAAACGCGATCACGTCATAGCCGATCATTTTTAAATCTACATGTAATCTCGTACCTTTAACTATACCCAGTTCTTGCAATTTCTTCATCCGAACGTGGATCGTACCGCCTGATACGAACAGCTTCTTCCCCAGGTCAGCATAGGAGATTTCAGCGTTAGACATCATCTCGCTGATGATCTGCAGGTCCAGTTTGTCAATATTCAAATTGTGGCTCATTTTGACAAAGTGTTTTTGAATGTTTTAAACTTACATGCAAATATTTAAAAAATATCGAAATTTCCAAAATTTCTATTAAAATATTTGCAAAAAATACCCCCTCTCTTTAGATTTGCATCATAATCGTTGAAAACAACGCTTACCCGCCAGGGAAATTATCCAACTTTGTGGGGTGATGAAATTGGCAGACATGCCCTCTCGTCTCGGGGGTGAGGATCACGGGATAAACGTAGCGTAATGGGTTGACCACTAATCTTATTTGTGCTATGGCTAACTGCCTCGTGTAGGTTCGACTCCTACCCCTACAGCCATCAAACGCATCGGTAAACGCCGGTGCGTTTGCCGTTTTATCCCATTTCCCATCTTCTTCGCACCTTCCCCCTCCCTAATCCAGGGTTATCCCAGGGATACTGTATACCTGCCGTAATGTATATGTACCCGTATAAAAGCCTATCCAAGCCTTTACTGTAGCGGGCTTACCCTGCTTTTATATACATTTGATATACAGTAACCCCTCTTTTACCCTATAGTTAAGTACCATTACCGGCCCCTTTTATCCATATTCTCTTCCGCAAGTACGGTTTTCGGTGCTTTTCGTACTTTTGCGCCCTCATGGGACACAAGAAACTACAGCGATTCGCGGAAATTGAGACATTCCCCAACGTGCTCATCTATCCGAAAGACATGCCGGGGAACTGGAGCCGCCATTTCGGCAACAGCCATCCTCTTACCCTCGAACTGGCTTGCGGTAAAGGTGATTACACCCTCGGCCTCGCCCGGAAATACCCCGAAGAAAACTTCATGGGGGTCGATCTGAAAGGCAACCGCATCTGGAAAGGCGCTAAAACCGCCATCGACGAGCAAATTGCGAATGTAGCATTTTTGCGTACCCAGATCGAGCAAATTACCGAATATTTCGCGCCGGGCGACGTAAAAGATATCTGGATCACCTTCCCGGACCCCTTTCTCCGGCAGTCCAAATCCAAAAAACGCCTCACCCATCCCCGGTTCCTGGCCCTCTACCAGCAGTTCCTGGCCGATGGCGGCACCATCAACCTGAAAACCGATTCCCCGGAGCTCTACGCCTTCACCAAAATGGTGATCGCCCGGGTAGGGTGCCGGCTTATCACGGACGTACCCGATGTATACGCCCTTTCGCCCATCCCGGAGCTGCTGCAGATCCAGACGTATTATGAAGGGATGCACCTGGCCGACGGCCGTACCATCCGGTTCCTTAAATTTGCATTGCCGGACCAGCCCATCGACTGGAAAACCGCGAACCTCGCAACGGATGAAGAAGCAGCTGCAGGAAAATATTGATTTTTACTATAACGAGCAGGGATATGTGGTGTTGACCGAAAAATTCCACCGTGAAAGGGGATTTTGCTGCGGTAACGGATGCCTGCATTGCCCGTTTGATTATGAAAAAGTCCCCGACGAAAAAAGAAACCGCCTCCTCGAAGCCCGCCGCCAGAAAGACGGAGCCTGACTTCATTGACCGGGTTTTCGATATCACCCGCCAGATTCCCCGCGGGCGGGTGACGAGCTATGGCGCCATCGCCGAAAGGGCCGGCATCCGGCTTACCGCCCGCATGGTGGGCTGGGCCATGCACCAGGCCGGGAAAGCGCATCCCCCCGTTCCCGCGCACCGGGTGGTGAACAGCAAAGGCCTCCTGACCGGCGCCATCCACTTCGCCACCCCCACCTTAATGCAGGAATTATTGGAACAGGAAGGCATAGAAATACGCAATAACCAGGTGGTCGGCTTTACGGATAAGTTCTGGAACCCGCCGTTGACCAAAAAGAACACAGCGTTGCCCAAAAAGAAAAAATAGGTGCAGGCCCTTTTTCAATAACTTTACCGCATGTCTGTACTCAAACTGAAGTTGGACCAGGACGCCCTGGTGGAAGATTTTTTCGAAGACGCCTGGCTGGCGGGGATCATTTCCCAGGCCAAAGACTACCAGCTTATCTGGCAGCTCAATAAACAGCTGGGGTTCGATTTCCGGGTAAACAACTCCCTGGAAATCAATCTTGCCAAAAACCGCCGGTCCTTCTTCTTCACTGTGTACGAACACCAGGAGCTGACAAAGTCCGCCGGACATTATTTCTACAATAATCATTGCAAGGCGGAGTTTCTGCTCCCCGAACTGAAACATGTGGATTACCTCTGGCTGATCAAAGGCAACTATTACCAGCAGCCCGACGTGAAAGCGCTGATAGAACAATGCAGGAAGGCCGAACTGGTGCAAATGGCGTCGCTGCTCGACCTGCGCGACATCCGCAACCGGATTAACCTGATATTCTGATACCGATATTCCCCATCAACCGTTTAAATCACGCACTATGTGGCAGGAAACCGAGCGGCACCTGTACCGCGCCTTCACCTTCCCCGACTTTCGCGAAGCTTTCGCCTTTATGACCAAAGTGGCGCTGGCCGCGGAAAAAATGGATCATCACCCCACCTGGACCAACACCTGGAACAAGGTGGAAATCTGGCTGAGCACCCATAGCGCAGGCAATAAGGTTACCGAAAAAGACCGCGCCCTCGCCCGTATTATCGATCAATTCATCCCAAATTCCTGAAACTGACAGTGTACCGCCTATCCCTGATATGCCTCCTGCTTTGCGCCGCCCTTACGGGGACGGTCCGCGCCGGCGACCGGGATACTTTGTCGGCAGACTTCTCCCGGCCCGTGGACGGGCTCGATATCCGCCATTATCTTTCGGTTTATACCGGTAACGCTACCGCGTCGCAGGCGCAGGGGCTGGATTACCGGCATGACACGTC
Above is a genomic segment from Chitinophaga pollutisoli containing:
- the tatC gene encoding twin-arginine translocase subunit TatC, producing MLKKLFSQNEDKAEMSFFDHLEELRWHLVRSAAAIVIVSILGFVFTDWILTKVIFGPTQAGFPTYRLLCSVSHALDLGDKLCIMPPEIVFQNTKMAGQIMLQFKLAMIIGIIGAFPYICWELWRFIRPALKDNEAKGSKGVIFWVSLQFLMGIAFSYFLIAPFMINFLASYTVSDVIKNDFFIDDYFGLMSQIILGMGALFEMPILVYFLTKLGILTPTFMRNYRRHAIVVILILAAIITPPDVLDQLLVFVPLYLLYEVSILISARTYAKKEKEEVEEWS
- a CDS encoding hemolysin family protein, which encodes MDIYTIVLLVLVILLAGFFAGMETAFANVNRLSIELKKKQGRVAGKILAGFSEHPAKILATSLIGLTISIVIYSMLVAGWLDQLWLAIWKSEEQVAKFVALTLFIEICAATLLVLFFGFFIPRSIFRSRPEALLSFFAWPISFLSKPFYVIGAMLESISEWILKYLFNVRIIENKSSFSRVDVEFFTRQSQQHMGESQELNTELFENALSLVHVKIRGCLIPRKEIEALEITASIEDCRKKFIETKLSKVIIYEQNIDNILGYVHQLDMFKNPKDISTVIHPILAVPETMSAIDLLGKFNKERRSIAWVVDEFGGTAGIVTIEDVLEEIFGDIKDEHDVEEFVEQQIAEKEYIFSGRLELDYLNERYGFDFPEDESETLSGYIISHYETIPRLKERIIIDNYEFDVLNVTDTRIEMVKMKILD
- the gmk gene encoding guanylate kinase; the encoded protein is MASNKIIIITAPSGAGKTTIVRKLLAEMPQLAFSISAATRSPRETETHGKDYYFMSPETFQEHIEKNDFAEYEMVYAGKYYGTLKSELQRIWTNGQTPMVDIDVKGALSIKEKYHASAMTIFIQPPSLDALRVRLSERGTESQASLEERLGKARYELSFAKEFDYIVVNEVLETAYAEVRKLVENFLAR
- the murA gene encoding UDP-N-acetylglucosamine 1-carboxyvinyltransferase, with the protein product MINAFEVRGGNRLKGEIIPQGAKNEALQIISAVLLTPGKVTISNIPDIVDVNLLIELLADVGVKVNRVSRAVCEFQADAVNIDYLESPEFKKKSGRLRGSVMMAGPLLARFGKAYIPKPGGDKIGRRRLDTHVIGFERLGASFVYDTGDNYFRLESPKGGLKGTYMLLDEPSVTGTANIVMAAVLANGTTTIYNAACEPYLQQLCKMLNSMGAKIKGVGSNLLEIEGVSSLTGCEHAMLPDMIEIGSFIGLAAMTQSEITIKNASIKNLGIIPEKFGLLGIKMEYRGDDIHIPAQDSYEIQNFLDGSILTISDHPWPGFTPDLLSIVLVVATQARGSVLIHQKMFESRLFFVDKLIDMGAQIILCDPHRATVIGLGRHHPLRGITMSSPDIRAGVSLLIAALSAEGKSTIHNIDQIDRGYQYIDERLRNLGADIKRV
- a CDS encoding DUF4290 domain-containing protein encodes the protein MEYNTARNHLIMKEYGRNVQRMIEYIMTLKDREHRQQQVAAVIELMGILQPHLRNVEDFRHKLWDHLFLVSDFKLDVDSPYPIPTKETLRAKPDRLPYPKKHPRHRHFGKNLERVIDKALETENPEMREGFVQVIGNYMKLAYGNWHKENVHDEAIRSELSGITQGKLQYYPTSGNANPAPVISLEPQFRAPGNTTAPTASAKRKQFQQNKYKQNNNNNKNKHNKYKNRNK
- a CDS encoding SDR family oxidoreductase — translated: MNLSLTGKNAVICGGSQGLGLASAREIALLGANCILIARSEAPLKAAAASLDTSQGQQHSWHTADFNQPDKLQSVISAITDQHIVHILVNNTGGPSGGPILAAEGGAFLQAFQMHLVCNQLLAQAVVPGMKADGYGRIIQIISTSVKTPLRNLGVSNTIRAAVANWAKTLAGELAPFGITVNNVLPGSMSTDRLRSLFRANAESRGVPENTVSEEWLAEIPMQRFGDPSEFGAAVAFLASPAASYITGINLPVDGGKTPSL
- a CDS encoding tryptophan 2,3-dioxygenase family protein, with the translated sequence MQQTNVQYGPYLQLDAILNAQHPESDKHGMPAHDEMLFIVIHQAYELWFKQLLFEVESVADIMSKPAVNDNSPELQTVVHRLNRSVTILKLLVQQIDIMETMTPMDFLDFRDMLRPASGFQSWQFKTLEARLGLQYENRFGQEYYISQLTPDKIEIIRRAEREPSVLKLLNDWLERMPFFEEPDNWSDYQPSTNAATDGGSLWFNDYRNIYMSGLADAEQANRAYFDKVFGEGEGAGHLSPRASRAALFIMLYRGYPLLQLPFQLLNSLLEIDEQLSTWRYRHMSMVQRVIGTRIGTGGSTGRDYLKGALDKHYIFADIARLTSFLIERRKLPALSQAMGRRLGFR
- a CDS encoding Lrp/AsnC ligand binding domain-containing protein, with the protein product MSHNLNIDKLDLQIISEMMSNAEISYADLGKKLFVSGGTIHVRMKKLQELGIVKGTRLHVDLKMIGYDVIAFIGIFLEKSSLYDSVAKELRKMPEIVRLNYTTGSYSMFAEIICKDITSLRRVLHDELQKIKGIERTETFISLEESFTRTINVVE
- the trmB gene encoding tRNA (guanosine(46)-N7)-methyltransferase TrmB, which gives rise to MGHKKLQRFAEIETFPNVLIYPKDMPGNWSRHFGNSHPLTLELACGKGDYTLGLARKYPEENFMGVDLKGNRIWKGAKTAIDEQIANVAFLRTQIEQITEYFAPGDVKDIWITFPDPFLRQSKSKKRLTHPRFLALYQQFLADGGTINLKTDSPELYAFTKMVIARVGCRLITDVPDVYALSPIPELLQIQTYYEGMHLADGRTIRFLKFALPDQPIDWKTANLATDEEAAAGKY
- a CDS encoding DUF5522 domain-containing protein translates to MKKQLQENIDFYYNEQGYVVLTEKFHRERGFCCGNGCLHCPFDYEKVPDEKRNRLLEARRQKDGA
- a CDS encoding MGMT family protein; this translates as MKKSPTKKETASSKPAARKTEPDFIDRVFDITRQIPRGRVTSYGAIAERAGIRLTARMVGWAMHQAGKAHPPVPAHRVVNSKGLLTGAIHFATPTLMQELLEQEGIEIRNNQVVGFTDKFWNPPLTKKNTALPKKKK
- a CDS encoding IPExxxVDY family protein; amino-acid sequence: MSVLKLKLDQDALVEDFFEDAWLAGIISQAKDYQLIWQLNKQLGFDFRVNNSLEINLAKNRRSFFFTVYEHQELTKSAGHYFYNNHCKAEFLLPELKHVDYLWLIKGNYYQQPDVKALIEQCRKAELVQMASLLDLRDIRNRINLIF
- a CDS encoding 4a-hydroxytetrahydrobiopterin dehydratase, with amino-acid sequence MWQETERHLYRAFTFPDFREAFAFMTKVALAAEKMDHHPTWTNTWNKVEIWLSTHSAGNKVTEKDRALARIIDQFIPNS